One genomic region from Gemmobacter aquarius encodes:
- a CDS encoding thiamine pyrophosphate-dependent dehydrogenase E1 component subunit alpha — MNAPHLPTNTAALGRYRMMRRIRSFEERVGELFLKGESAGSMLHLSIGEEAVVGMTDAMQAGDTFTTHHRGHGVFLGRGADPKRMMAEIAGKEDGYCRGKGGSMHIADRALGHLGANAIVGGGIPHIVGAGITYRNGGTGQISVAFFGDGAMSQGILYESMNMAALWHLPVIFCCINNQYGMGTRVDRSAGHRDFPARAAAFGLNTARADGADVEAVHDAARTLVQAARDGKPGYLEIDAYRFYGHARMDKSPYRTADEEATGRARDPLSAARTRLSAHGLATDDDLTLIDAEAVTEMDAALSHAIAATPPALSTMFQDVYAPGTPAPRPQAERLTAILSEGARA, encoded by the coding sequence ATGAACGCCCCCCACCTGCCCACCAACACCGCAGCCCTTGGCCGCTACCGCATGATGCGCCGCATCCGGTCGTTCGAGGAACGGGTGGGCGAGCTGTTCCTGAAAGGCGAAAGCGCAGGCTCCATGCTGCATCTCTCCATCGGCGAGGAAGCCGTGGTCGGCATGACAGATGCCATGCAGGCGGGAGATACCTTCACCACCCACCACCGTGGCCACGGCGTCTTCCTCGGGCGCGGGGCCGACCCCAAACGCATGATGGCCGAAATCGCGGGCAAGGAAGACGGCTATTGTCGTGGCAAGGGCGGCTCGATGCACATCGCAGACCGCGCGCTTGGCCACCTTGGTGCAAATGCCATCGTCGGCGGCGGCATCCCCCATATCGTCGGCGCGGGCATCACCTATCGCAACGGCGGCACCGGCCAGATTTCCGTGGCCTTCTTCGGTGACGGTGCCATGTCACAAGGCATCCTCTACGAATCGATGAACATGGCCGCGCTCTGGCACCTGCCGGTCATCTTTTGCTGCATCAACAACCAATACGGCATGGGCACCCGCGTCGACCGTTCGGCCGGCCATCGCGACTTTCCCGCCCGCGCCGCAGCCTTCGGGCTGAACACCGCCCGCGCCGACGGGGCCGATGTCGAAGCCGTGCACGATGCCGCCCGCACGCTGGTGCAGGCCGCCCGCGACGGCAAACCCGGATACCTCGAGATCGACGCCTACCGCTTTTACGGCCACGCCCGCATGGACAAATCCCCCTACCGCACCGCGGACGAGGAAGCGACAGGCCGCGCCCGCGACCCGCTTTCAGCCGCCCGCACCCGCCTTTCTGCCCATGGCCTTGCGACCGACGACGACCTGACCCTCATCGACGCCGAAGCCGTCACCGAAATGGACGCCGCCCTGTCGCACGCCATAGCCGCCACGCCCCCCGCCCTGTCCACCATGTTCCAGGACGTCTACGCCCCCGGCACCCCCGCCCCCCGCCCGCAGGCCGAGCGCCTCACCGCAATCCTGAGCGAAGGGGCCCGCGCATGA
- a CDS encoding FGGY-family carbohydrate kinase produces MLAVDHFQGNRTPHTDPLARGAITGLSLKHTPAHVYRALIESICFGTRAIVEAFGDAFHPRRIVVAGGATRSPFWLQVHADTLGLPLILTEETEACALGSAVLAAHGAGHFPTIDAAVAAMVRVARTVEPDMATHAAYAPIYARYRAAYHALQPLRAPE; encoded by the coding sequence CTGCTCGCCGTCGACCACTTCCAGGGCAACCGCACCCCCCACACCGACCCGCTCGCCCGTGGCGCGATCACGGGGCTGTCGCTCAAACACACCCCCGCCCATGTCTACCGCGCCCTGATCGAATCCATCTGTTTCGGCACCCGCGCGATTGTTGAAGCCTTCGGCGATGCCTTCCACCCCCGCCGCATCGTCGTGGCAGGCGGGGCCACCCGCTCTCCCTTCTGGCTGCAAGTCCATGCCGACACCCTCGGCCTGCCGTTGATCCTGACCGAAGAAACCGAAGCCTGCGCGCTCGGTTCGGCCGTCCTCGCCGCCCATGGCGCGGGGCATTTCCCCACCATCGACGCCGCCGTCGCCGCCATGGTCCGCGTGGCCCGCACCGTCGAACCCGACATGGCCACCCACGCAGCCTATGCACCGATCTACGCCCGCTACCGCGCCGCCTACCACGCCCTCCAACCGCTGCGAGCCCCCGAATGA
- a CDS encoding FGGY family carbohydrate kinase — MIGIDGGTEGLRAHVFDLAGRSRGVGKCGYETRFPEPSHAEQNPDDWWHAAGIAVHEAIANAGISPDQITALACDTTSCTVVALDANGRPLRPCLLWMDVRAHREAADVAACGDPALRLNGGGRGPVSPEWMIPKALWLKRNQPDLWAQAAMVGEYQDYLTLRLTGLWTGSLNNATMRWHYQTQHGGWPASMLARLDLSDLLQRWPATLVPAGQIIGPLTADAAHHLGLNAGTPVVQGGADAFIGMIGLGVTAPGDLALITGSSHLQLGIAERSVHEAGTWGTYMDCVYPDRPVIEGGQTSTGSVIAWFKRHFAEHTDFDTLNALAAALPPGPKACSPSTTSRATAPPTPTRSPVARSRGCRSNTPPPMSTAP; from the coding sequence GTGATCGGCATCGACGGCGGAACCGAAGGGCTGCGCGCCCATGTGTTCGACCTTGCCGGTCGCTCGCGCGGGGTCGGCAAATGCGGCTATGAAACCCGCTTTCCCGAACCGAGCCACGCCGAACAGAACCCTGACGACTGGTGGCACGCCGCAGGCATCGCCGTGCACGAAGCCATCGCCAACGCGGGCATATCCCCCGACCAGATCACCGCACTGGCCTGCGACACCACCTCCTGCACCGTGGTCGCCCTCGATGCGAACGGCCGCCCGCTGCGCCCCTGCCTGCTCTGGATGGACGTGCGCGCCCACCGCGAAGCCGCCGATGTCGCCGCCTGCGGCGACCCCGCCCTGCGCCTGAACGGCGGCGGTCGCGGCCCCGTCAGCCCCGAATGGATGATCCCCAAGGCGCTCTGGCTCAAGCGCAACCAGCCCGACCTCTGGGCGCAGGCAGCGATGGTGGGCGAATATCAGGACTACCTCACCCTGCGCCTGACCGGCCTGTGGACCGGCAGCCTGAACAACGCCACCATGCGCTGGCACTACCAGACCCAGCACGGCGGCTGGCCCGCATCCATGCTCGCCCGCCTCGACCTGTCAGACCTCCTCCAACGCTGGCCCGCCACCCTTGTCCCGGCAGGCCAGATCATCGGCCCCCTCACCGCCGATGCCGCCCACCACCTCGGCCTCAATGCCGGAACCCCCGTGGTCCAGGGCGGGGCCGATGCCTTCATCGGCATGATCGGCCTTGGCGTCACCGCCCCCGGCGACCTCGCGCTCATCACCGGATCGTCGCACCTGCAACTGGGTATAGCCGAACGTTCCGTGCACGAAGCGGGAACATGGGGCACCTACATGGACTGCGTCTACCCCGACCGCCCGGTGATCGAGGGCGGGCAAACCTCGACCGGTTCGGTCATCGCATGGTTCAAGCGCCACTTCGCCGAACACACCGATTTCGACACCCTGAACGCCCTCGCCGCAGCCCTCCCCCCGGGGCCGAAGGCCTGCTCGCCGTCGACCACTTCCAGGGCAACCGCACCCCCCACACCGACCCGCTCGCCCGTGGCGCGATCACGGGGCTGTCGCTCAAACACACCCCCGCCCATGTCTACCGCGCCCTGA
- a CDS encoding sugar phosphate isomerase/epimerase family protein: MKGFGVHTSMWTMAWDHAGAERAVAAAVDYKMDFIEVALLSPEKVDAVHSRRLLERHGMPAVCSLGLPEGKHASKHPEAALEFLKLALDQTAAIGALALTGVTYGGIGERTGVPPTQAERDNIARVLVEAAGYAKKLGLELGIEPVNRYENHILNTGWQAVEMVERVGADNLFIHLDTYHMNIEERGLALGILDAAKYLRYIHLSESDRGTPGSGNVRWDEIFGALKAVGFTGGLAMESFIDMSPEVAFGLAVWRPVAESRDVVMGEGLPFLRNKARQYGLI, translated from the coding sequence ATGAAGGGGTTCGGGGTTCATACGTCGATGTGGACGATGGCGTGGGATCACGCCGGGGCCGAGCGGGCGGTGGCCGCTGCGGTGGATTACAAGATGGATTTCATCGAGGTGGCGCTGCTGTCGCCCGAAAAGGTCGACGCTGTCCATTCGCGGCGCTTGCTGGAAAGGCATGGCATGCCTGCGGTCTGTTCGCTGGGGCTGCCCGAGGGAAAGCATGCGTCCAAGCATCCCGAGGCGGCGCTGGAGTTCCTGAAGCTGGCGTTGGACCAGACGGCGGCGATTGGCGCTTTGGCGTTGACCGGCGTGACCTATGGCGGGATCGGGGAACGCACGGGGGTTCCGCCCACGCAGGCCGAGCGCGACAATATCGCGCGGGTGCTGGTCGAGGCTGCGGGTTATGCCAAAAAGCTGGGGCTGGAGCTGGGGATCGAGCCGGTGAACCGCTATGAAAACCACATCCTGAACACCGGCTGGCAGGCGGTGGAGATGGTCGAACGCGTGGGGGCAGACAATCTGTTCATCCATCTCGACACCTACCACATGAACATCGAGGAGCGGGGGCTGGCACTGGGCATCCTCGATGCGGCGAAATACCTGCGCTATATCCATTTGTCGGAAAGCGACCGTGGCACGCCCGGATCGGGGAACGTGCGCTGGGATGAAATCTTTGGCGCGCTGAAGGCGGTGGGGTTCACCGGCGGGTTGGCGATGGAGAGCTTCATCGACATGTCGCCCGAGGTGGCATTCGGTCTGGCGGTGTGGCGACCGGTGGCGGAAAGCCGCGATGTGGTGATGGGCGAGGGCTTGCCCTTCCTGCGCAACAAGGCGCGGCAATACGGGCTGATATAG
- the mtnK gene encoding S-methyl-5-thioribose kinase produces MGYAALTPDSLPARLGGLEALTGRIGPAAGWKVAEVGDGNLNLVFIVTGEAGAVVVKQALPYIRLVGDSWPLPLNRAFFEYHALVRHAARDAGRVPEVFHFDEEQALIVMRYLSPHVILRKSVVRGVQHGHMARHMGLFLARSLFRGSGLAMGGKALREDMALFCANHALADITENLVFSDPYFDARLNRHTAGLDGFIAPLRADRALRIAAQEMKHAFVAKAETLVHGDLHSGSLMVTAEDTQVIDPEFAIYGPFGFDVGMFLANILLGYFSQSGHEAASGARDGYRAYLLAQFSEVWAEFAAEFGRLWRSERTGLLYERSLFQDAGDAAGAEAALVAVLRGIWTDAMGFCGVELHRRILGLAHVEDMEAIADPARRWPCEARALEAGRIIAVMRHGLAVGDVAALVQDVERSVAR; encoded by the coding sequence ATGGGATATGCGGCGCTGACGCCAGACAGTTTGCCTGCGCGGTTGGGCGGGCTTGAGGCTTTGACCGGCAGGATCGGGCCTGCGGCGGGCTGGAAGGTGGCCGAGGTCGGGGACGGGAACCTGAACCTTGTGTTCATCGTGACGGGTGAGGCGGGGGCGGTCGTGGTCAAGCAGGCCTTGCCCTATATCCGGCTGGTGGGGGACAGTTGGCCCTTGCCGCTGAACCGCGCCTTTTTCGAGTATCACGCGCTGGTGCGTCATGCCGCGCGCGATGCGGGGCGGGTGCCGGAAGTGTTCCATTTCGACGAGGAACAGGCGCTGATCGTGATGCGCTATCTGTCGCCGCATGTGATCTTGCGCAAATCGGTGGTGCGGGGGGTGCAGCACGGCCATATGGCCCGGCATATGGGGCTGTTTCTGGCGCGCAGCCTGTTTCGCGGGTCGGGGCTGGCAATGGGCGGCAAGGCCCTGCGCGAGGATATGGCGCTGTTCTGCGCCAACCATGCCTTGGCGGATATCACGGAAAACCTTGTCTTTTCGGACCCTTACTTTGACGCGCGGTTGAACCGGCATACGGCGGGGCTTGATGGGTTCATCGCCCCCTTGCGGGCCGACCGCGCCTTGCGGATCGCGGCGCAGGAGATGAAGCACGCCTTTGTCGCCAAGGCCGAGACGCTGGTGCATGGCGATCTGCATTCAGGGTCGCTGATGGTGACGGCGGAGGACACGCAGGTGATCGATCCGGAATTCGCCATTTACGGGCCGTTCGGGTTCGATGTGGGGATGTTTCTGGCCAATATCCTGCTGGGGTATTTCTCGCAAAGCGGGCACGAGGCGGCTTCGGGAGCGCGTGACGGGTATCGGGCTTATCTGCTGGCGCAGTTTTCCGAAGTCTGGGCCGAGTTTGCGGCCGAGTTCGGGAGGTTGTGGCGGTCTGAGCGGACGGGTTTGCTTTACGAGCGGAGCCTGTTTCAGGATGCGGGCGATGCGGCGGGGGCCGAGGCGGCTTTGGTGGCGGTGCTGCGCGGCATCTGGACCGATGCGATGGGGTTTTGCGGGGTCGAGTTGCACCGCCGGATCCTTGGCCTTGCCCATGTCGAGGATATGGAGGCGATTGCCGATCCTGCGCGGCGGTGGCCCTGCGAGGCGCGGGCGCTCGAGGCGGGGCGGATCATCGCCGTGATGCGGCATGGTCTGGCGGTCGGGGATGTGGCAGCACTGGTGCAGGACGTCGAAAGGTCGGTTGCGAGATGA
- the mtnA gene encoding S-methyl-5-thioribose-1-phosphate isomerase, protein MKVGQGHYRSIWVEDGAVRIIDQTRLPHEFVVVTLGTLEEAATAIRDMWVRGAPLIGATAAYGVAIAMREDASDAGLARAHEVLVKTRPTAVNLRWALEEMARFLMPLAPSARADAAMSRAAGIADEDVAINAAIGTHGLGIIREIAERKGGVVNILTHCNAGWLATVDWGTATAPIYKAHLAGIAVHVWVDETRPRNQGAHLTAWEMASHGISHKLIVDNAGGHLMQHGEVDMVIVGTDRTTAQGDVCNKIGTYLKALAARDNGVPFYVALPSPTIDWRVRDGVREIPIEERSGDEVSFVQGKLADGTVGRLRISPEATPAANPAFDVTPARLVTGLITERGVAPATADGLAAMFPDREGQ, encoded by the coding sequence ATGAAGGTGGGGCAGGGGCATTACCGGTCGATCTGGGTCGAGGATGGCGCGGTGCGGATCATCGACCAGACGCGGCTGCCGCATGAATTCGTGGTGGTGACGCTGGGCACGCTGGAGGAGGCGGCGACCGCAATCCGCGACATGTGGGTGCGGGGCGCGCCCTTGATCGGGGCGACGGCCGCTTATGGCGTGGCGATTGCGATGCGCGAGGATGCAAGCGATGCAGGGCTGGCGCGGGCGCATGAGGTGTTGGTGAAAACGCGGCCCACGGCGGTGAATTTGCGCTGGGCGCTGGAGGAGATGGCGCGGTTCCTGATGCCGCTGGCCCCTTCGGCGCGGGCAGATGCCGCCATGTCGCGGGCGGCCGGGATTGCAGACGAGGATGTGGCGATCAATGCGGCCATCGGGACGCATGGGTTGGGGATCATCCGCGAGATTGCGGAAAGGAAGGGCGGGGTGGTGAACATCCTGACCCATTGCAACGCGGGCTGGCTGGCCACGGTGGATTGGGGCACGGCGACAGCACCCATCTACAAGGCGCATCTGGCGGGGATTGCGGTGCATGTCTGGGTCGACGAGACGCGGCCGCGCAATCAGGGGGCGCATCTGACGGCTTGGGAAATGGCGAGCCACGGGATTTCGCACAAGCTGATCGTGGACAATGCGGGCGGGCATCTGATGCAGCATGGCGAGGTGGATATGGTGATCGTCGGCACCGACCGGACCACGGCGCAGGGCGATGTGTGCAACAAGATCGGCACGTATCTCAAGGCCTTGGCGGCGCGGGACAACGGGGTGCCGTTCTATGTGGCGCTGCCTTCGCCAACCATCGACTGGCGGGTGAGGGACGGGGTGCGCGAGATTCCGATCGAGGAGCGGTCGGGCGACGAGGTGTCTTTCGTGCAGGGCAAGCTGGCCGATGGCACGGTGGGGCGGCTGCGGATCAGCCCCGAGGCGACGCCTGCGGCGAACCCCGCATTTGACGTGACACCTGCGCGGCTGGTGACGGGGTTGATCACCGAGCGCGGGGTTGCGCCTGCGACGGCTGACGGTCTGGCCGCGATGTTTCCCGACCGCGAGGGGCAGTGA
- a CDS encoding class II aldolase/adducin family protein — translation MDERELRADVVRVVRELDASGLNRGTSGNVSARFGAGMLVTPSGVRGADLEPEMLAFMPLDGEGWTGPMKPSSEWRFHRDLYRARAELQAIVHTHAPFSTILSIARKPVPAVHYMMAAFGGLEIRCSDYATFGTAALSDAVVAAMEGRAGCLMANHGMVVGGPTLTRAAWLAHELEALAHQYYHVLQIGGGVILTPAELAEAAAGFAGYGPKA, via the coding sequence ATGGACGAGCGGGAGTTGCGGGCCGATGTGGTGCGGGTGGTGCGCGAGTTGGACGCATCGGGGCTGAACCGCGGGACGTCGGGGAATGTGTCGGCGCGGTTCGGCGCGGGGATGCTGGTCACACCTTCGGGGGTGCGAGGGGCGGATCTGGAGCCGGAGATGCTGGCATTCATGCCGCTTGACGGGGAAGGCTGGACGGGGCCGATGAAACCTTCGTCGGAATGGCGCTTCCACCGCGACCTGTACCGCGCGCGTGCCGAGTTGCAGGCGATCGTCCATACCCATGCGCCGTTTTCCACCATCCTGTCGATTGCGCGAAAGCCGGTTCCGGCGGTGCATTACATGATGGCGGCATTCGGCGGGCTGGAGATCCGCTGTTCTGACTATGCGACATTCGGCACGGCGGCGCTGTCGGATGCGGTCGTGGCGGCGATGGAGGGGCGGGCGGGATGCCTTATGGCCAATCATGGCATGGTGGTGGGTGGGCCGACCCTGACGCGGGCGGCGTGGCTGGCGCATGAACTGGAGGCGCTGGCGCACCAGTATTACCATGTGTTGCAGATCGGCGGCGGGGTGATCCTGACGCCGGCCGAGTTGGCCGAGGCGGCGGCAGGCTTTGCCGGTTACGGGCCAAAGGCCTGA
- the denD gene encoding D-erythronate dehydrogenase yields MHVMVLGAAGMIGRKLVAAIVAGGLDATALTLVDVVAPDAPAGFAGRLRCLALDLGEDGVAERLVGLRPDLILHLAAVVSGEAERDFDKGYRANLDGTRALFEAIRRVGGYCPRVVFASSIVVFGAPFPQRVGDTQLVAPMTSYGTQKAVSELLLEDYSRRGMLDGVALRLPTICIRPGAPNKAASGFFSNILREPLLGRPAVLPVGDGLRHWFASPRAAVGFFLHAARMDTGDLGHRRAVTLPGVSATVGEMVEALRDVAGNDAVALIRREPDEAIAAIVAGWPGDFEATRARALGFRAEADFAEIIRVFIEDDLPAAEH; encoded by the coding sequence ATGCATGTGATGGTGCTGGGTGCTGCGGGGATGATCGGGCGAAAGCTGGTCGCGGCCATCGTGGCGGGGGGCTTGGACGCGACGGCGCTGACGCTGGTCGATGTGGTGGCCCCCGATGCGCCTGCGGGCTTTGCGGGGCGGCTGCGCTGCCTTGCGCTGGATCTGGGCGAGGACGGGGTGGCCGAGCGGCTGGTGGGGCTGCGGCCCGACCTGATCCTGCATCTGGCGGCGGTGGTGTCGGGCGAGGCGGAGCGGGATTTCGACAAGGGCTACCGCGCCAACCTCGACGGGACGCGGGCGCTGTTCGAGGCGATACGGCGGGTCGGGGGCTATTGCCCGCGTGTGGTCTTTGCCTCGTCCATCGTGGTGTTCGGGGCGCCGTTTCCGCAGCGGGTGGGCGATACGCAGCTTGTCGCACCCATGACGAGTTACGGCACGCAAAAGGCGGTGTCGGAACTGCTGCTGGAAGATTATTCGCGGCGCGGGATGCTGGACGGGGTGGCGTTGCGGCTGCCCACGATATGCATCCGGCCCGGTGCGCCCAACAAGGCCGCGTCGGGGTTCTTTTCCAACATCCTGCGCGAGCCTTTGCTGGGGCGGCCTGCGGTGCTGCCGGTGGGGGACGGCCTGCGCCACTGGTTCGCCAGCCCGCGCGCGGCGGTGGGGTTCTTTCTGCACGCGGCGCGGATGGATACGGGGGATCTGGGGCATCGGCGGGCTGTCACCTTGCCGGGTGTTTCGGCGACGGTGGGCGAGATGGTCGAGGCGTTGCGGGATGTGGCGGGCAATGACGCGGTGGCGTTGATCCGGCGCGAACCGGACGAGGCGATTGCGGCCATTGTCGCAGGCTGGCCCGGCGACTTCGAGGCGACGCGGGCGCGGGCGCTGGGCTTTCGCGCCGAGGCGGATTTCGCCGAGATCATCCGTGTGTTCATCGAGGATGATCTGCCCGCAGCCGAGCATTAG
- a CDS encoding YqaA family protein — MLALGGLFLAAFAAATLIPAQSEAVLAALVLTGGHPVWLLLAVATTGNVLGSLLNWALGRFLMHHAGHRWFPVSPAQLDRAALWYGRWGWPSLFLSWVPVIGDPLTLAAGLLREPLWRFLLVVTLAKGLRYVILVAATLALA; from the coding sequence ATGCTAGCCCTCGGCGGCCTGTTCCTCGCGGCCTTTGCCGCCGCCACGCTGATCCCCGCGCAATCCGAAGCGGTGCTCGCCGCACTCGTCCTGACCGGCGGCCATCCCGTCTGGCTGCTGCTGGCGGTTGCCACCACCGGCAATGTGCTCGGCTCCTTGCTCAACTGGGCGCTTGGCCGCTTCCTGATGCACCATGCGGGCCACCGCTGGTTTCCCGTCAGCCCCGCACAACTAGACCGCGCCGCCCTCTGGTATGGCCGTTGGGGCTGGCCCAGCCTGTTCCTGTCATGGGTTCCGGTGATCGGAGACCCCCTCACCCTCGCCGCAGGGCTGCTGCGCGAACCGCTCTGGCGTTTCCTGCTTGTCGTCACGCTGGCCAAGGGCCTGCGCTACGTCATACTGGTCGCGGCGACCCTCGCCCTCGCCTAA
- a CDS encoding diacylglycerol/lipid kinase family protein → MPLDPATICVLANPKSGLNSRDAEAIGKAMAVFGPAATLRRWERGEALADVVGKAIDDGFTTIVAAGGDGTVRGVAQEMLGRDVSMAVLPLGTFNFFARGLGLPEDPEAAARAILNGTARRIAVGTVNGRVFLNNASLGVYPLILQSREQVYARFGRSRLLAYWTVVETLVRVQATKRMVIHADGQLHDFRSPLLFVARSAYQLNHYGLEGAAAISADRFAVFILRDGSRWQMLKAVAKLAMKRAVVGSEIDVIYARDMQVTPASRRPLVAMDGEREHIRAPLRFVIRDEGLSVILPSEADKVGL, encoded by the coding sequence ATGCCGCTAGACCCCGCGACGATCTGCGTTCTGGCCAACCCCAAATCGGGGTTGAACAGCCGCGATGCCGAGGCGATCGGCAAGGCCATGGCGGTGTTCGGCCCTGCGGCCACCCTGCGCCGCTGGGAGCGGGGCGAGGCTTTGGCCGATGTGGTGGGCAAGGCGATTGACGACGGGTTCACCACGATTGTCGCGGCAGGAGGCGACGGGACGGTCAGGGGTGTGGCGCAGGAGATGCTGGGACGCGACGTGTCGATGGCCGTTCTGCCCTTGGGAACGTTCAACTTTTTCGCCCGTGGCTTGGGCCTGCCCGAAGACCCCGAGGCGGCGGCGCGGGCGATATTGAACGGGACGGCGCGGCGGATCGCGGTGGGCACCGTGAACGGGCGGGTGTTTCTGAACAATGCGAGCCTCGGGGTCTATCCGCTGATCCTGCAATCGCGCGAGCAGGTTTATGCGCGGTTCGGGCGGTCGCGGCTGTTGGCCTATTGGACGGTGGTCGAGACGCTGGTGCGCGTGCAGGCGACCAAGCGGATGGTGATCCATGCCGACGGGCAGTTGCATGATTTCCGCTCGCCACTGCTGTTCGTGGCGCGGTCGGCTTACCAGTTGAACCATTACGGGCTGGAGGGGGCGGCGGCGATCAGTGCCGACCGGTTCGCCGTATTCATTTTGCGCGATGGCAGCCGGTGGCAGATGCTGAAGGCCGTGGCGAAACTGGCGATGAAGCGGGCGGTGGTGGGGAGCGAGATCGACGTGATCTATGCCCGCGACATGCAGGTGACGCCTGCGAGCAGGCGACCGCTGGTCGCGATGGACGGCGAGAGGGAGCATATCCGCGCGCCGTTGCGCTTTGTGATCCGCGATGAGGGGCTGTCGGTGATTTTGCCGTCCGAGGCAGACAAGGTGGGCCTGTGA
- a CDS encoding metallophosphoesterase family protein, producing MRRIVHLSDPHFGAEEPRLVPHLLAAVAALAPDLVVMSGDLTQRARPEQFEAAARFLAACPAPVLAIAGNHDVPLYDLRLRFGDPWRRWRQSVGRDLEPVFENDALVVVAVNTANPLAWKDGKITGRQVERVARCFAEAGARRRVLVMHHPLQGPPAEPPALVGAGDALAGLVEAGTEVVLSGHLHATYVTPLTGAERILSVQAGTCLSWRVRGDGNAFNALDFDTDGVVLTHHRAGADGRFAADAAIRMERRASGWQV from the coding sequence GTGAGACGGATCGTGCATCTGTCGGACCCGCATTTCGGGGCCGAGGAACCGCGTCTGGTGCCGCATCTGCTGGCGGCGGTCGCAGCACTTGCGCCCGATCTGGTGGTGATGTCGGGCGATCTGACGCAGCGGGCGCGGCCAGAGCAATTCGAGGCGGCGGCGCGGTTTCTTGCCGCTTGCCCGGCGCCGGTTCTGGCGATCGCGGGCAACCATGACGTGCCGCTTTACGATCTGCGGCTGCGGTTCGGCGATCCGTGGCGGCGCTGGCGGCAGAGTGTGGGGCGCGACCTCGAGCCGGTGTTCGAGAATGACGCGCTGGTCGTCGTTGCGGTCAACACGGCCAACCCGCTGGCGTGGAAGGACGGCAAGATAACGGGCCGGCAGGTAGAGCGGGTGGCGCGGTGTTTCGCGGAAGCGGGCGCGCGGCGGCGGGTGTTGGTGATGCATCATCCGTTGCAGGGCCCACCCGCCGAGCCGCCCGCGCTTGTGGGGGCGGGTGATGCCTTGGCCGGTCTGGTCGAGGCCGGGACCGAGGTGGTGCTGTCGGGGCATTTGCACGCGACCTATGTGACGCCGCTTACGGGGGCGGAACGCATCCTGTCGGTTCAGGCGGGCACGTGCCTGTCATGGCGGGTGCGGGGGGACGGCAATGCGTTCAACGCGCTGGACTTCGATACGGACGGGGTGGTGCTGACGCATCACCGCGCCGGGGCGGACGGGCGCTTTGCGGCCGATGCGGCTATCCGGATGGAGCGCAGGGCGTCGGGGTGGCAGGTGTGA